From the genome of Miscanthus floridulus cultivar M001 chromosome 10, ASM1932011v1, whole genome shotgun sequence, one region includes:
- the LOC136486663 gene encoding cysteine-rich receptor-like protein kinase 26: MKEITRDFSPEREVGHSVFGTVYKGVLPEGGRMIAVKRLAENAPVPSGMTFATEVTNLMALKHQNIVELVHYCHEAQKKVIQHNGRYVIVEMTEICLCYEYLPKGSLDKYLDADISSIDWDTRFKIIKGICQGLHFLHNNKELDGSLVHMNLVPNSIWLDDNWVPKIADFGLSRLFGQEKTRTYTVNVKGHNGYMTPEYLYRGEISTMSDIYSLGMFIIEIATGVKNYAGPEDRAARKFVDDVHQNWKTDEQIIYKYLSLDANGLNQVKTCILIGLKCVEVDRKKRPSIVDIVDKLSGKFVPIFEQVSPSQHA, encoded by the exons ATGAAGGAAATTACCAGAGATTTCTCTCCTGAGCGAGAAGTTGGTCATTCTGTTTTTGGAACAGTTTATAAG GGGGTTCTTCCAGAAGGGGGGCGCATGATTGCTGTCAAGAGGCTTGCTGAAAACGCACCAGTGCCATCTGGCATGACATTTGCAACTGAGGTTACAAACCTTATGGCACTTAAACACCAAAATATAGTAGAGCTGGTTCACTACTGCCATGAAGCACAGAAGAAAGTGATTCAGCATAATGGAAGATATGTAATTGTTGAAATGACCGAAATCTGTCTATGCTACGAATATCTACCTAAGGGAAGTCTGGACAAGTACCTTGATG CGGACATTAGTTCAATTGACTGGGACACAAGATTCAAAATAATTAAGGGGATCTGCCAGGGTCTACATTTCCTTCATAATAATAAGGAATTGGACGGCTCCCTTGTTCACATGAATCTTGTGCCTAACTCCATATGGTTGGATGATAATTGGGTGCCAAAAATAGCCGATTTTGGTCTCTCGAGACTCTTTGGACAAGAGAAGACCCGGACGTACACAGTCAATGTTAAGGGACATAA TGGATACATGACTCCGGAATATCTATACAGGGGCGAAATATCCACCATGTCAGACATATATAGTTTAGGCATGTTTATTATTGAGATCGCGACTGGAGTGAAGAACTATGCGGGTCCTGAAGACAGAGCTGCAAGGAAATTTGTCGACGAT GTACATCAAAACTGGAAGACAGATGAGCAAATAATATACAAGTACCTATCACTAGATGCAAATGGCCTCAACCAAGTAAAAACATGCATTCTGATTGGGTTGAAGTGTGTGGAGGTTGACCGTAAAAAGAGGCCTTCCATAGTAGATATTGTTGATAAGCTCAGTGGGAAATTTGTACCAATTTTTGAGCAG GTCTCCCCTTCCCAGCATGCATGA